One genomic window of Camelina sativa cultivar DH55 chromosome 5, Cs, whole genome shotgun sequence includes the following:
- the LOC104787591 gene encoding probable S-adenosylmethionine-dependent methyltransferase At5g38100 isoform X2: MTTTPDWIMIGGYGPESYNQQSSYQRALLEAAKDKMTEAISANLSLDLISNRFNVADFGCASGPNTFVAVQNIIDAVEEKYQRETGQSPVDNIEFQVLFNDFTLNDFNTLFKTLPPGRRYYSAGVPGSFFDRVLPKESFHIGVMSYAFHFTSKIPKGIMDRDSPLWNKDMQCTGFNQAVKKAYLDQYSIDTKKLLDVRAEELVPGGLMLLLGSCLRDGVKMSETPKGTVMDFIGESLSDLAKQGVTEQEKVDTFRTSNYFAEQGEIRQIIEGNGKFTIEVFEDIIHPKNEFPLDLKILAMSVKAFYGAFIAAHFGTEIMRKAFELVEIKTREHISRLENAKPGMQYLIVLRKN, encoded by the exons ATGACTACCACACCAGATTGGATCATGATTGGAGGATATGGTCCTGAGAGTTACAACCAACAGTCTTCGTATCAG AGAGCGTTGTTGGAAGCGGCAAAGGACAAGATGACCGAGGCGATCTCAGCCAACCTCAGCCTCGATTTGATATCGAATCGATTCAATGTAGCAGACTTTGGTTGTGCGAGTGGACCTAACACTTTTGTGGCAGTCCAGAATATAATAGATGCGGTAGAAGAAAAGTACCAAAGAGAAACCGGACAAAGCCCGGTGGATAACATCGAGTTCCAAGTCTTGTTCAATGACTTTACCCTCAACGATTTCAACACTCTCTTCAAGACACTTCCTCCAGGGAGAAGATACTATAGCGCCGGAGTTCCTGGTTCCTTCTTCGACCGTGTTCTCCCTAAGGAGAGTTTCCACATCGGAGTCATGAGTTACGCCTTCCATTTCACCTCCAAGATTCCCAAAGGGATCATGGACCGTGACTCTCCCTTATGGAACAAAGACATGCAGTGCACCGGGTTTAACCAAGCTGTCAAGAAAGCGTATCTTGACCAATACTCTATCGACACCAAGAAACTATTGGATGTTAGAGCTGAAGAGCTCGTTCCTGGGGGTTTGATGTTGCTTTTAGGTTCGTGTCTAAGAGACGGAGTTAAGATGTCCGAGACACCTAAAGGAACAGTAATGGATTTTATCGGAGAATCTCTTAGTGATCTTGCTAAACAG GGTGTCACCGAGCAAGAAAAGGTGGACACTTTCAGAACCTCAAATTACTTTGCGGAACAAGGCGAGATCAGGCAAATCATTGAGGGGAATGGGAAGTTCACAATCGAGGTTTTTGAGGATATCATTCACCCTAAAAATGAGTTTCCGTTAGACCTCAAGATATTGGCCATGTCCGTCAAAGCCTTTTATGGAGCGTTCATTGCAGCACATTTTGGGACCGAGATCATGAGGAAAGCCTTTGAGCTTGTCGAGATCAAGACGCGCGAACATATTTCTCGTCTCGAGAATGCCAAACCTGGAATGCAGTACCTCATCGTGCTTCGCAAGAACTAA
- the LOC104787591 gene encoding probable S-adenosylmethionine-dependent methyltransferase At5g38100 isoform X1, producing MTTTPDWIMIGGYGPESYNQQSSYQRALLEAAKDKMTEAISANLSLDLISNRFNVADFGCASGPNTFVAVQNIIDAVEEKYQRETGQSPVDNIEFQVLFNDFTLNDFNTLFKTLPPGRRYYSAGVPGSFFDRVLPKESFHIGVMSYAFHFTSKIPKGIMDRDSPLWNKDMQCTGFNQAVKKAYLDQYSIDTKKLLDVRAEELVPGGLMLLLGSCLRDGVKMSETPKGTVMDFIGESLSDLAKQGVTDQEKVDTFRTSIYFAEQGEIRQIIEENGKFTIEAFEDIIHSENEFPLDPKILAISFKAFYGAFITAHFGTEIMRKAFELVEVKAREQMSRLQNCKPGMQYLIVLRKN from the exons ATGACTACCACACCAGATTGGATCATGATTGGAGGATATGGTCCTGAGAGTTACAACCAACAGTCTTCGTATCAG AGAGCGTTGTTGGAAGCGGCAAAGGACAAGATGACCGAGGCGATCTCAGCCAACCTCAGCCTCGATTTGATATCGAATCGATTCAATGTAGCAGACTTTGGTTGTGCGAGTGGACCTAACACTTTTGTGGCAGTCCAGAATATAATAGATGCGGTAGAAGAAAAGTACCAAAGAGAAACCGGACAAAGCCCGGTGGATAACATCGAGTTCCAAGTCTTGTTCAATGACTTTACCCTCAACGATTTCAACACTCTCTTCAAGACACTTCCTCCAGGGAGAAGATACTATAGCGCCGGAGTTCCTGGTTCCTTCTTCGACCGTGTTCTCCCTAAGGAGAGTTTCCACATCGGAGTCATGAGTTACGCCTTCCATTTCACCTCCAAGATTCCCAAAGGGATCATGGACCGTGACTCTCCCTTATGGAACAAAGACATGCAGTGCACCGGGTTTAACCAAGCTGTCAAGAAAGCGTATCTTGACCAATACTCTATCGACACCAAGAAACTATTGGATGTTAGAGCTGAAGAGCTCGTTCCTGGGGGTTTGATGTTGCTTTTAGGTTCGTGTCTAAGAGACGGAGTTAAGATGTCCGAGACACCTAAAGGAACAGTAATGGATTTTATCGGAGAATCTCTTAGTGATCTTGCTAAACAG gGTGTGACCGACCAAGAAAAGGTGGACACTTTCAGAACCTCAATTTACTTTGCGGAACAAGGCGAGATAAGGCAAATAATTGAGGAGAATGGGAAGTTCACAATCGAGGCTTTTGAGGATATCATTCACTCTGAAAATGAGTTTCCGTTAGACCCCAAGATATTGGCCATCTCCTTCAAAGCCTTTTATGGAGCGTTCATTACCGCACATTTTGGGACCGAGATCATGAGGAAAGCTTTTGAGCTTGTCGAGGTCAAGGCGCGCGAACAGATGTCTCGTCTCCAGAATTGCAAACCTGGAATGCAGTACCTCATCGTGCTTCGCAAGAACTGA